The genomic segment CTCTACTATGCAACGGTCAAACACCTCCCCTTCGAAGACGAAGTCAAAAAAAAGCTCGTCGACGAAACAAAACTCATCATCCAAGCAGTCATCTACGGCCAACTCTTCACCGCCATCATCCAAGGCCTTGCAGGAACCCTCGTCCTCTTCCTCTTCGGCATCCCCCAAGCAGCTTTTTGGGGCTTTCTCATGATTATTGCCGCCTTCATCCCCTACATCGGCACCTTCATCATTTGGGGTCCTGCAACGCTCTTCCTCGTCATCAACGAAGAACCAACGATCAAAATATTTTTCTTCCTCCTCATCAACATCACCTTCGTTTCACAAATTGACAACATCGTCCGTCCTTTCCTCATCGGCAGAAAATCCCAACTCCACACCAGCCTCGCCCTCATCGGCGTCCTCGGCGGGCTCAAACTCTTCGGCCTGGTTGGCATCGTCATCGGCCCCATCTTCCTCGCGCTCCTCGTCGTCCTCACAAAAACACTCATCATTGAGAAAAACGGAACAGAATGGACTGCTGACAAAAACTAAGAAACAAAAGAACCACGCCACGAAACGCCCGTGAACAACGACGCCCCCTGCCTTTCTCGCTTCCTACCACTCACCCAAAGCATCCAAGAGCTCAATGAGCGTTGCGGCACTCCACGCCTGGGCCAAGCACCCTCGCGACTCGAGCCTCGCTGCGCTGCTCACCTCAGCACAGTGCCCAGCCCAGCCAGAAAAAAGCAATTCTTCCACACTCGCATCGCGAATCTTGCGAACAAAACCGCCAAAACCCGCCGCGTCCAGCCTGTGCAAAAACACCCCTGCCAGATTATTGCAAAAAAACCAACTGTCACCGCGATGATAGCTCCTGTCGTCTTCACCAGAATGCTCAGCACAAAAAAGCGGATGATTCTTGGCAATCGACGCCAATCCCCCCCATTCAAGCCAGAGCGAACCGAGCAACCACTTCACGACCTTCCCCCACTCCCGCTCAGGGAGCAACTCCGGATAGAGATACCCCGCCAAGAACGCGTTGGGCCTTGCCGTCCAATCAACACCGCCTTGCACAACCCTGTCCGCGAGCCGCCGCCCATCAAAAAAACGCCGACGAACCTCCCCTGCAAGTTCTCGCTCGTACTGCCGATACTCCTTCCCATTCCCCTTCTTCGTCACTTTATAGAGCAAACGAACACAACGGTACAACACGAGCATGAGCGCCTGGACCTCAATACACGCCCCCAACCGACCATCATCAACCCCTCCGGTCGTGTCCATCCATGTTTCCTGCGGAGCGCTCCACACCAACCCCTCCTGCAAAGACGAAGACCGCAATCGCTCAATGACCACCTCCAGCCGGTCACGAAGGTATGCCAGTTCAATACGTGAAAAATAGTCCTGCAACAGCCCGTGACTCCACAAGTAACGAACAGCATCCTCCACGCGCTTAAAGAGCCACCCGGCAGCATCAATAGAACCCACCAACGACGGAGGATGGCGGTTCGGGACCTGCCCTGACGGCAAAATACGCTCAAGATAGCGGAACACCACCTCCTTCACCAGCAAAAACCGCCCTTCAAGAAGCTTCGCTCGCAAACTCACCGCCTCATCTCTCGCGTAGAACTGAAAAAACCACGGAAGCCCTGCAAAGATACCCTGCACGCCGCCCTTAATGAGAACCGTCAAGTCATCAAGCGCCTTGAGCGCTACATTTCCAACAACAGACCTGCGAGAAAGCATTTGCTCCCCAGACTGCACAAGATTCTCACGAATCAACTCATAACGATCCAACACGTACCGAACCTTCTTCACCGCCTTCTCCCTGCTCTTCGAAAATGCGAAAACGAAACGCTTCCCCCCCTCAACCAAGAGCCCGCCGGCATGATACACAAAATCCACTGTGGCCGCGCCTCGCGCCTCATCAAAAGAACGCTCCTTCCTCACCCACCTCCCCGCTCTCTCAAGCGCCACAATCCCGTCAGGACTCCCAATCGCCAAAAAACCTTCGTACCCAGAACCGCTCGGCACAGCGCCCCCGCTCTGACCAGACTTCTCGTA from the Candidatus Woesearchaeota archaeon genome contains:
- a CDS encoding AI-2E family transporter, with amino-acid sequence MLPRRFAHYSLVLFTLIILFISLLIIKPFWPYLFFAGLLAFAFNPLNKKIGKHIRNRNLRASIMLAIILILIIAPTIFIVSNLVNQATNAFINFKDENFERFLQKLPFIDSPEERNDLQEFLIDALLQLKHGVADSFLNTLSSLPDFLLGIFIMFFTMFYFFRDGRALYYATVKHLPFEDEVKKKLVDETKLIIQAVIYGQLFTAIIQGLAGTLVLFLFGIPQAAFWGFLMIIAAFIPYIGTFIIWGPATLFLVINEEPTIKIFFFLLINITFVSQIDNIVRPFLIGRKSQLHTSLALIGVLGGLKLFGLVGIVIGPIFLALLVVLTKTLIIEKNGTEWTADKN